One segment of Synechococcus sp. MU1617 DNA contains the following:
- the nadC gene encoding carboxylating nicotinate-nucleotide diphosphorylase — translation MDWQSPALTAALEAWLAEDIGRGDLTAAALQGQQGQAHWLAKQPGRFCGGPLVQRLFQRLDPGVSVRLLRQDGDAVEAGDCLLELEGPATALVAGERTALNLAMRLSGIATATAELVAQLQGTGVRLADTRKTTPGLRLLEKYAVRCGGGINHRMGLDDAAMLKENHIAWAGGITAAIAAVRDQAPWPAAVIVEAETEAQALEAVQAGANGVLLDEFTPEQLTALVPSLRDCSTRGVVLEASGIQPEQLQAYAATGIDLISTSAPVTRSHWLDLSMRFT, via the coding sequence TTGGACTGGCAATCCCCTGCACTCACCGCTGCCTTGGAGGCTTGGCTGGCAGAAGACATCGGTCGTGGCGATCTGACGGCGGCTGCGTTGCAGGGCCAGCAGGGTCAGGCCCATTGGCTTGCCAAACAGCCCGGCCGGTTCTGCGGTGGCCCTTTGGTGCAGCGCTTGTTCCAGCGGCTGGATCCTGGGGTGAGTGTTCGTCTGCTGAGGCAGGACGGCGACGCCGTCGAGGCCGGGGACTGCCTGCTGGAGCTGGAAGGTCCGGCCACGGCCTTGGTGGCGGGAGAACGCACCGCCTTGAACTTGGCCATGCGCCTCTCAGGCATTGCCACCGCCACCGCTGAATTGGTGGCCCAGCTCCAGGGCACCGGTGTGCGTCTGGCCGATACCCGCAAGACCACGCCTGGGCTTCGTCTGCTGGAGAAATACGCAGTCCGCTGCGGCGGCGGCATCAACCACCGCATGGGGCTGGATGACGCGGCCATGCTCAAGGAGAACCACATCGCCTGGGCGGGGGGCATCACGGCGGCTATCGCGGCCGTGCGCGATCAGGCTCCTTGGCCAGCGGCCGTGATTGTGGAAGCCGAGACTGAAGCTCAGGCGCTGGAGGCGGTGCAGGCGGGCGCCAATGGAGTGCTCCTTGATGAGTTCACTCCCGAGCAGCTCACGGCCCTGGTGCCGAGCCTGCGGGATTGCAGTACCCGCGGGGTGGTGCTGGAGGCCTCCGGCATTCAGCCCGAGCAGTTGCAGGCCTACGCCGCCACCGGCATCGATTTGATCTCCACCAGTGCGCCGGTCACCCGCAGCCACTGGTTGGACCTGAGCATGCGTTTCACCTGA
- a CDS encoding asparaginase, translated as MNRLLLLATGGTIAGCAADSATLNDYTAGVLGGDALLAAVPQLQGLATISVEQVANVDSADLLFEHWRALVDRIRGAFAAAPELAGVVITHGTNTLEETAWLLQLLIDDPRPVVLVGAMRPATALSADGPLNLLQAVQVASSPEARGHGVLVVMDGQIHGAERVTKLATQGVGAFASPDSGPLGWVDDVGVHLAMVSGPRQVPFAGLDLPEQWPQVPIVYGCVEPEPLLLSVCLNAGVAGLVFTGTGAGQLSVGECRVLETWAGPRPLMLRANRCGSGPVHRNPEDERLGLLPAGSLNPQKARVLLLLCLIAGLDRASMADRLIQLELLN; from the coding sequence ATGAATCGCCTGCTGCTGCTAGCCACCGGTGGCACCATCGCCGGCTGTGCGGCCGACAGTGCAACGCTGAACGACTACACCGCTGGGGTGCTGGGGGGTGATGCCCTGCTGGCGGCGGTGCCGCAGCTTCAGGGTCTGGCCACGATCAGCGTCGAGCAGGTCGCCAATGTCGACAGCGCTGATCTGCTCTTTGAGCATTGGCGCGCGCTGGTGGATCGCATTCGTGGTGCCTTTGCGGCGGCCCCCGAGCTGGCCGGGGTGGTGATCACCCATGGCACCAACACGCTGGAGGAAACCGCCTGGTTGCTGCAGCTGTTGATCGACGATCCCCGGCCCGTGGTGCTGGTGGGGGCGATGCGGCCAGCCACGGCCCTCAGTGCCGATGGGCCGCTCAATTTGTTGCAGGCGGTGCAGGTGGCCTCAAGTCCAGAAGCCCGCGGCCATGGCGTTCTGGTGGTGATGGATGGACAGATCCATGGCGCCGAGCGGGTCACCAAGCTGGCCACCCAGGGGGTGGGGGCCTTTGCCAGTCCCGATAGCGGGCCCTTGGGGTGGGTGGACGATGTGGGCGTTCATCTGGCCATGGTGAGTGGACCCCGGCAGGTGCCCTTCGCTGGGCTCGATTTACCGGAGCAATGGCCCCAGGTGCCGATCGTTTACGGGTGTGTGGAGCCTGAGCCGCTCCTGCTCAGCGTCTGTCTCAACGCCGGGGTTGCAGGCCTGGTGTTCACCGGGACGGGCGCCGGCCAGTTGTCGGTTGGCGAATGTCGGGTGTTGGAGACGTGGGCTGGCCCACGACCGTTGATGCTGCGGGCCAACCGCTGTGGGTCTGGACCCGTGCACCGCAATCCCGAGGACGAACGGCTCGGGCTGCTGCCTGCAGGCAGCCTCAATCCCCAGAAAGCCAGGGTGTTGTTGCTGTTGTGCCTCATTGCGGGGTTGGATCGTGCAAGCATGGCCGATCGGTTGATCCAACTCGAGCTCTTGAATTGA
- the argS gene encoding arginine--tRNA ligase, giving the protein MLSLSQSLDAQLRAAMQRAFPETDAGLDPQLAPASKPEFGDFQANGALPLAKPLKQAPRQIATAIVEELQADPAFTDLCLDPQIAGPGFINLTIRPERLAAEVSARLGDERLGVPAVSNAAPVVVDFSSPNIAKEMHVGHLRSTIIGDSLARVLEFRGHPVLRLNHVGDWGTQFGMLITHLKQVAPEALDTADAVDLGDLVAFYREAKKRFDDDEAFQSTSRDEVVKLQGGDPVSLKAWGLLCDQSRREFQKIYDRLDIRLSERGESFYNPFLPAVIDGLKAAELLVTDDGAQCVFLEGVQGKDGNPLPVIVQKSDGGFNYATTDLAAIRYRFGAAPEGDGAGRVVYVTDAGQANHFAGVFQVAERAGWIPDGARLEHVPFGLVQGEDGKKLKTRAGDTVRLRDLLDEAVERAETDLRSRLKVEERSESEEFIQHVAGTVGLAAVKYADLSQNRITNYQFSFDRMLALQGNTAPYLLYAVVRIAGIARKGGDLAATSAQLQFSEPQEWALVRELLKFDAVIAEVEEELLPNRLCSYLFELSQVFNRFYDQVPVLKADPEALASRLALCRLTADTLRLGLGLLGIATLDRM; this is encoded by the coding sequence ATGCTCAGCCTGTCCCAGTCCCTGGATGCCCAGTTGCGGGCGGCGATGCAACGGGCCTTCCCGGAGACCGATGCGGGGCTGGACCCCCAGCTGGCCCCTGCCAGCAAGCCGGAATTCGGTGACTTCCAGGCCAACGGTGCGCTGCCCCTGGCCAAGCCCTTGAAGCAGGCGCCCAGGCAAATTGCCACGGCGATCGTGGAGGAGCTGCAGGCCGATCCCGCCTTCACAGACCTCTGCCTGGATCCCCAGATCGCTGGGCCTGGCTTCATCAACCTCACCATCCGCCCGGAGCGGCTGGCGGCGGAGGTGTCGGCACGGCTGGGGGACGAGCGTCTGGGCGTGCCGGCGGTTAGTAACGCGGCGCCGGTGGTGGTGGATTTTTCCAGCCCCAACATCGCCAAGGAGATGCATGTGGGGCATTTGCGCTCCACGATCATTGGCGACTCGCTGGCGCGGGTGCTGGAGTTCCGCGGCCATCCGGTGCTGCGCCTCAATCACGTGGGCGACTGGGGCACCCAGTTCGGCATGTTGATTACCCATCTCAAGCAGGTGGCGCCGGAAGCCCTGGACACCGCCGATGCGGTGGATCTGGGAGACCTGGTGGCCTTCTACCGCGAGGCCAAGAAGCGCTTCGATGACGACGAAGCCTTCCAGTCCACCTCCCGCGATGAGGTGGTGAAGCTGCAGGGGGGCGATCCGGTGTCGCTCAAGGCCTGGGGCCTGCTCTGTGATCAGTCGCGGCGGGAGTTTCAGAAGATCTACGACCGGCTCGACATCCGCCTGAGCGAACGCGGCGAGTCGTTTTACAACCCCTTCCTGCCGGCGGTGATTGATGGTTTGAAGGCCGCCGAACTGCTGGTCACCGACGACGGTGCCCAGTGCGTCTTCCTCGAGGGTGTGCAGGGCAAGGACGGCAACCCCCTGCCGGTGATCGTGCAGAAGAGCGACGGCGGCTTTAACTACGCCACCACTGACCTGGCGGCGATCCGCTACCGCTTTGGTGCGGCGCCGGAGGGGGATGGTGCCGGTCGTGTTGTGTATGTCACCGATGCTGGTCAGGCGAACCATTTCGCCGGGGTGTTCCAGGTGGCCGAGCGGGCCGGTTGGATTCCGGACGGTGCGCGCCTCGAGCACGTGCCCTTTGGCCTGGTGCAGGGGGAGGACGGCAAAAAGCTCAAGACCCGTGCAGGCGACACCGTTCGTTTGCGGGATCTGCTCGATGAAGCCGTCGAGCGTGCTGAGACCGATCTGCGCTCACGCCTGAAGGTGGAGGAGCGCAGCGAGTCGGAGGAGTTCATCCAGCATGTGGCAGGCACCGTGGGTTTGGCGGCGGTGAAATACGCCGACCTCAGCCAGAACCGGATCACCAATTACCAGTTCTCCTTCGACCGGATGCTGGCGCTGCAGGGCAACACAGCGCCCTATCTGCTCTATGCCGTGGTGCGCATCGCCGGCATCGCCCGCAAGGGGGGCGACCTTGCGGCCACCAGTGCCCAACTGCAGTTCAGCGAGCCCCAGGAGTGGGCCCTGGTGCGGGAGCTGCTCAAGTTCGACGCCGTGATCGCTGAGGTGGAGGAGGAGCTGCTGCCCAACCGGTTGTGCAGCTACCTATTCGAGCTCAGCCAGGTGTTCAACCGCTTTTACGACCAGGTGCCGGTGCTCAAGGCCGATCCTGAAGCGCTGGCATCCCGCCTCGCTCTTTGTCGTTTAACGGCCGACACCCTCAGACTGGGGCTCGGACTGCTGGGCATTGCCACCCTGGACCGCATGTGA
- a CDS encoding histidinol-phosphate transaminase — MSDNIQPFTPGGAPAARAAVEQLKAYSAPLEGRRQMLRLDFNENTIGPSPLVAQALRNFSTEEIAVYPEYDGLRDALLQNLLETGCRPGLKPDQVGLFNGVDAAIHAVFQAYGDVGETLLTTAPTFGYYSPCAGMQGMTIEAIPYEGETFRFPLAAIQEALAARSPRLLLICNPNNPTGTRLPADQVIALAASAPGTLVVVDELYEAFTGDSVLPSADFTATPNLLVFRSLAKTAGLAGLRIGFAIGHADVVDRVSRVTGPYDVNSVAVAAAFAALADQSYVDAYVAEVLRARDWTLQALRDAGVRHHCDGGNYLLIWPQRPVAEVDAELREAGILVRSMAGKPLIDGCFRVSIGTTSQMQRFIEAFLSLEQ, encoded by the coding sequence GTGAGCGACAACATTCAACCGTTCACACCTGGTGGTGCTCCAGCGGCCCGCGCCGCTGTTGAGCAGCTCAAGGCCTACAGCGCGCCGCTGGAGGGCCGCCGCCAGATGCTGCGGCTGGATTTCAACGAAAACACGATTGGCCCCAGCCCCCTGGTGGCCCAAGCGCTGCGCAACTTCAGCACCGAAGAAATTGCCGTTTATCCGGAGTACGACGGCCTGCGGGATGCGTTGCTCCAGAACCTGCTGGAAACCGGCTGCCGGCCGGGCTTGAAGCCTGATCAGGTGGGTCTATTCAACGGTGTGGATGCCGCCATCCATGCGGTGTTTCAGGCGTATGGCGATGTCGGTGAGACGTTGCTGACCACAGCGCCCACCTTTGGCTACTACAGCCCCTGCGCTGGGATGCAGGGCATGACGATCGAGGCGATCCCCTACGAGGGGGAGACGTTCCGCTTCCCGTTGGCGGCCATTCAGGAAGCGTTGGCGGCTCGCTCGCCGCGGTTGTTGTTGATCTGCAACCCCAACAACCCCACCGGCACGCGCTTGCCAGCAGATCAGGTGATCGCCTTGGCGGCCTCAGCCCCGGGCACCTTGGTGGTGGTGGATGAGTTGTATGAGGCCTTCACAGGTGACAGCGTGCTGCCGAGCGCTGATTTCACGGCCACCCCGAACCTCCTGGTGTTCCGTTCCCTGGCCAAAACAGCTGGTTTGGCGGGTCTGCGCATCGGCTTCGCCATCGGCCATGCCGATGTGGTCGATCGGGTGAGCCGTGTCACGGGCCCCTACGACGTGAACAGCGTGGCCGTGGCTGCGGCGTTCGCCGCCTTGGCCGATCAGTCGTATGTGGACGCCTACGTGGCCGAGGTGCTGCGGGCTCGCGACTGGACCCTGCAAGCGCTGCGGGATGCAGGCGTGCGCCATCACTGTGACGGCGGCAACTATCTGCTGATCTGGCCCCAGCGCCCGGTGGCGGAGGTGGATGCGGAATTACGCGAGGCTGGAATTCTGGTGCGTTCGATGGCCGGCAAGCCCCTGATCGATGGCTGTTTTCGGGTGAGCATCGGCACCACCAGCCAGATGCAGCGCTTCATCGAGGCGTTCCTCTCCCTGGAGCAATGA